One stretch of bacterium DNA includes these proteins:
- a CDS encoding mitochondrial fission ELM1 family protein, translated as MSDPGPESTIDASSREASEPSEESEPRDVPIVWLLMGNRAGDNSQVQGLGEALGWPLVEKHFEFQPWEKAVNLPWGAHLLGIKRDRSTPMSAPWPDLVISAGRKNEPIARWVRARALAEEGKRTRLIHVGRPWAAPPNWDLVITTPQYRLPHDPNILHNETPLHRVTRPRLDEDARKWADRVSHLPKPLIAVLCGGNSGPYPFDRASGERLAAAADALASEFGGSLLVTTSKRTLPETTEALFEGIQSPSILYDWKPDDTDNPFFAFLGLADRVIVTADSVSMMTEACVTGRPVYLYDTGEGMTSMKENPWLDGEAGHEAGDPKLGLSRWHLKAHIYRLTMRMGPQRLTRDIRIVQQLLIDTGRAVWLGDGHPDAEPEPLRDMERAVAAVRALF; from the coding sequence TTGTCGGATCCGGGACCCGAGAGCACGATCGACGCCTCCTCGAGAGAGGCGAGCGAGCCGAGCGAAGAGAGCGAGCCGCGCGACGTCCCGATCGTCTGGCTGCTGATGGGCAATCGCGCCGGAGACAACTCCCAGGTGCAAGGCCTCGGTGAGGCACTCGGCTGGCCCCTCGTCGAGAAGCACTTCGAGTTCCAACCCTGGGAGAAGGCGGTGAACCTGCCCTGGGGCGCCCACCTGCTGGGCATCAAGCGGGACCGTTCGACCCCCATGTCCGCGCCCTGGCCGGACCTCGTCATCTCCGCGGGACGCAAGAACGAGCCGATCGCGCGCTGGGTTCGCGCCCGGGCCCTCGCCGAGGAGGGCAAGCGGACCCGCCTGATCCACGTCGGGCGCCCCTGGGCCGCGCCGCCGAACTGGGACCTCGTGATCACGACGCCCCAGTACCGCCTGCCCCACGACCCGAACATCCTCCACAACGAGACTCCGCTCCACCGCGTGACCCGCCCCCGCCTCGACGAGGACGCGCGCAAGTGGGCGGATCGCGTGTCCCACCTCCCGAAGCCCCTGATCGCCGTCCTGTGCGGTGGCAACTCCGGGCCCTACCCCTTCGACCGCGCCTCCGGCGAGCGCCTGGCCGCCGCGGCGGATGCCCTCGCGAGCGAGTTCGGCGGATCGCTGCTCGTGACGACGAGCAAGCGCACGCTGCCGGAGACGACCGAGGCGCTCTTCGAGGGGATCCAGTCGCCGTCGATCCTCTACGACTGGAAGCCCGACGACACGGACAATCCCTTCTTCGCGTTCCTGGGACTCGCGGACCGGGTGATCGTGACCGCGGACAGCGTGTCGATGATGACCGAAGCGTGCGTGACGGGGCGCCCGGTCTATCTCTATGACACCGGCGAAGGGATGACCTCGATGAAGGAAAACCCCTGGCTCGACGGCGAGGCGGGCCACGAGGCGGGCGATCCGAAGCTGGGGCTCTCACGCTGGCACCTGAAGGCGCACATCTATCGCCTGACGATGCGCATGGGTCCCCAGCGCCTGACCCGCGACATCCGGATCGTCCAACAGCTGCTGATCGACACCGGTCGCGCGGTCTGGCTCGGCGACGGACACCCGGACGCGGAGCCGGAGCCGCTGCGCGACATGGAGCGGGCGGTCGCGGCGGTCAGGGCGCTCTTCTAA
- a CDS encoding mitochondrial fission ELM1 family protein, whose translation MKEEDRGGERATVWLVVGEKRGDNAQVHNLARRAGLDGLAVEKFFAIKPEWVDAKPPVAVSLDHVDREKSDALEGPWPDLVVCAGRRLASVALWIKEASGGRTRLVVVGKPRGQAASFDLIVAADHYVLPDAPNVARHGYPLMELDHEALAETKKAWVGRLTLAPRPLTALFVGGPTGGLRFGVEEARALHADARRLVAEHRGSLYIVTSRRTPAAIVDYFREAKEPDPNEQLAVYDASLAAIDNPYRGLLALADHFVVTTDSLSMMVEVAQLGRPLSLFALGRAPSAIERVLEGARLLRPVDPTRDAIPAGGVVARTMAALGRPIHSRDLTATARRLVADGFAAWSTDPMPTASRWVDEALVGAVRRVRALAGLED comes from the coding sequence ATGAAGGAAGAAGATCGAGGCGGAGAACGGGCGACGGTCTGGCTCGTGGTCGGCGAGAAGCGCGGCGACAACGCACAGGTCCACAACCTCGCGCGCCGAGCCGGCCTCGACGGACTCGCCGTCGAGAAGTTCTTCGCGATCAAGCCCGAGTGGGTCGACGCCAAGCCACCGGTCGCCGTATCCCTCGATCACGTCGATCGCGAGAAGTCCGATGCGCTCGAGGGGCCTTGGCCGGACCTCGTCGTCTGCGCGGGGCGCCGACTCGCGAGCGTCGCGCTCTGGATCAAGGAGGCGTCCGGCGGACGCACGCGCCTGGTCGTCGTCGGGAAGCCGCGCGGACAGGCGGCGTCCTTCGACCTGATCGTCGCCGCGGATCACTACGTCCTGCCGGACGCGCCGAACGTCGCGCGCCACGGCTACCCGCTCATGGAGCTGGACCACGAGGCGCTCGCGGAGACGAAGAAGGCCTGGGTCGGGCGGCTGACACTCGCGCCGCGGCCGCTCACGGCGCTCTTCGTCGGTGGACCGACGGGCGGGCTCCGCTTCGGGGTCGAGGAGGCGCGGGCGCTCCATGCGGATGCCCGCCGGCTCGTCGCCGAGCACCGCGGCTCCCTCTACATCGTGACCAGCCGCCGGACCCCGGCCGCCATCGTCGACTACTTCCGTGAGGCCAAGGAGCCGGACCCGAACGAGCAGCTCGCGGTCTACGATGCGTCGCTCGCTGCGATCGACAACCCGTATCGGGGGCTGCTCGCGCTGGCGGATCACTTCGTGGTCACCACCGACAGCCTCTCGATGATGGTCGAGGTCGCGCAGCTCGGTCGACCGCTCTCGCTCTTCGCGCTCGGTCGGGCGCCCTCGGCGATCGAGCGCGTGCTCGAGGGCGCGCGCCTGCTTCGCCCGGTCGATCCGACCCGGGACGCGATTCCGGCGGGCGGTGTGGTGGCGCGCACGATGGCCGCGCTCGGACGGCCGATCCACTCCAGGGATCTCACGGCGACGGCGCGGCGGCTCGTGGCGGACGGGTTCGCCGCGTGGTCGACGGACCCGATGCCCACCGCGTCGCGGTGGGTGGACGAGGCCCTCGTCGGGGCCGTCCGCCGGGTTCGCGCGCTGGCCGGTCTCGAGGACTGA
- a CDS encoding 3'(2'),5'-bisphosphate nucleotidase produces MSTIDLQSELDAAIVAVRDAATVCQSVQKNLVTAATIEKKDKSPVTVADFASQALVCSALAGTSKVADVVGEEDAKDLREAGAEETCAKVVEHVRGVRGAEVSTDQALDWIDLGGVTPDGIDTPYWTLDPIDGTKGFLRGEQYAIALGLLDHGRVVLGVLGCPNLPGPDGRPGCLLAATRGGGAQILPLLGNGRDGAKDIRVSDVTSTAAARFCESVESGHSDQDQSAQIAKALEITEDPVRVDSQCKYAIVAQGEAQIYLRLPTRKDYREKIWDHAAGLIVVEEAGGRVTDVRGNALDFAHGRKLENNAGIIATNGPIHDRVLEVVGQYIDVG; encoded by the coding sequence GTGTCCACCATCGACCTCCAGAGCGAACTCGACGCCGCGATCGTCGCCGTCCGCGACGCCGCCACCGTGTGCCAGAGCGTCCAGAAGAACCTCGTCACCGCCGCGACGATCGAAAAGAAGGACAAGAGTCCGGTCACCGTCGCCGACTTCGCCTCCCAGGCCCTCGTCTGCTCGGCCCTCGCCGGCACGTCCAAGGTCGCCGACGTCGTCGGCGAGGAAGACGCGAAGGATCTCCGCGAAGCCGGCGCCGAAGAGACCTGCGCCAAGGTCGTCGAGCACGTCCGCGGCGTGCGCGGCGCCGAAGTCTCGACCGACCAGGCGCTGGACTGGATCGACCTCGGCGGCGTGACGCCCGACGGAATCGACACCCCGTACTGGACCCTGGACCCGATCGACGGAACCAAGGGCTTCCTCCGCGGCGAGCAGTACGCGATCGCCCTCGGCCTGCTCGACCACGGACGCGTGGTCTTGGGCGTCCTCGGCTGTCCGAACCTGCCCGGTCCGGACGGTCGGCCCGGTTGCCTCCTCGCCGCGACCCGCGGCGGCGGCGCGCAGATCCTGCCGCTGCTCGGCAATGGCCGCGACGGTGCAAAGGACATCCGCGTCAGCGACGTCACCTCGACCGCCGCCGCCCGCTTCTGCGAATCCGTCGAGTCCGGCCACAGCGACCAGGATCAGAGCGCCCAGATCGCCAAGGCCCTCGAGATCACCGAAGACCCGGTCCGCGTCGACAGCCAGTGCAAGTACGCGATCGTCGCTCAGGGCGAAGCGCAGATCTATCTTCGGCTCCCGACGCGCAAGGACTACCGCGAGAAGATCTGGGACCACGCCGCAGGCCTGATCGTCGTCGAGGAAGCCGGCGGGCGCGTGACCGACGTGCGCGGCAACGCCCTCGACTTCGCCCACGGACGCAAGCTCGAGAACAACGCCGGGATCATCGCCACCAACGGCCCGATCCACGACCGCGTGCTCGAGGTCGTCGGCCAGTACATCGACGTCGGCTGA
- a CDS encoding endonuclease/exonuclease/phosphatase family protein encodes MSLRLGTFNVWGLPETFGFGDDVSSRMRLIARRLQASDLDVLLVQEAWTDEVRTTLRAGALQAGFEVADGPGANGGLMTLSRKSILGSRFERFRFRGDPERFSTGEFIGGKGFQTVAIESDHGPLEVVNTHLHARYRRERPRLNSAVRLAQLLQILRHLSETEGTVVLGGDFNCAAGETEYDLFQGLSGAFELGGGSRHPTLSRTNYYKRHRTAEDKRIDFLFVRPGPDVAWRARDARLLFAETARIREIDRSLSDHFGFRAELALTPLVHPVAFSSVSPPDPMAIDRARRLLHVADAEAARRHRVHSEQALTFAAASVVALGVRRAPPISRRRLLRGAAGGIAFLSILPAGAYGALAHFDAQGKQGAFADARATLAQLERTLDDARA; translated from the coding sequence GTGTCCCTGCGCCTCGGCACCTTCAACGTCTGGGGACTCCCCGAAACCTTCGGATTCGGGGACGATGTCTCGTCCCGCATGCGGCTGATCGCGCGTCGGTTGCAGGCGTCGGACCTCGACGTGCTGCTGGTCCAGGAGGCGTGGACCGACGAGGTCCGGACGACCCTGCGGGCCGGCGCGCTCCAGGCCGGCTTCGAGGTGGCCGACGGCCCCGGGGCGAACGGCGGACTGATGACGCTCTCCCGCAAGTCGATCCTGGGCTCGCGCTTCGAACGCTTTCGATTCCGGGGTGACCCCGAGCGATTCTCGACCGGCGAGTTCATCGGCGGCAAGGGCTTCCAGACGGTCGCCATCGAGAGCGACCACGGCCCCCTCGAGGTCGTGAACACCCATCTCCACGCGCGCTATCGGCGCGAACGACCGCGCCTCAACAGCGCCGTCCGTCTGGCGCAGCTCCTCCAGATCCTGCGCCACCTGAGCGAGACCGAAGGTACGGTCGTTCTCGGGGGCGACTTCAACTGCGCCGCGGGCGAGACCGAGTACGACCTCTTCCAGGGACTCTCCGGCGCCTTCGAGCTCGGTGGCGGCAGTCGCCACCCGACCCTCTCGCGGACCAACTACTACAAGCGTCATCGCACCGCCGAAGACAAGCGGATCGATTTCCTCTTCGTCCGTCCAGGACCCGACGTCGCCTGGCGCGCCCGGGACGCGCGGCTGCTCTTCGCCGAGACCGCGCGGATCCGTGAGATCGACCGATCGCTCTCGGACCACTTCGGCTTCCGCGCCGAGCTCGCGCTCACTCCGCTCGTCCATCCCGTGGCGTTCTCGAGCGTGAGTCCCCCGGACCCGATGGCGATCGATCGGGCGCGTCGACTGCTCCACGTCGCGGACGCCGAGGCCGCGCGGCGCCATCGTGTGCACAGCGAGCAGGCCCTCACCTTCGCCGCTGCGTCGGTGGTGGCCCTCGGTGTTCGACGGGCGCCGCCGATCTCGCGACGACGGCTGCTGCGCGGCGCGGCGGGCGGGATCGCCTTCCTCTCGATCCTGCCGGCCGGTGCCTACGGTGCGCTCGCCCACTTCGACGCGCAGGGAAAGCAGGGCGCCTTCGCGGACGCACGGGCGACCCTCGCGCAGCTCGAGCGGACCCTCGACGACGCCCGCGCCTAG
- a CDS encoding right-handed parallel beta-helix repeat-containing protein: MIRKRRSTRAWRILLKAIALLCTTAAPVLAGDGRIEINQARALAGGVSSSDAPGFPVTLESQRSYVLTSSLYVPAATPGIQFPASSEGISLDLNGFTVEGPVACTGTPVSCSARGVADGIRAHSAKDATIRNGNIRGFDGSGVEALFASGLTIESLRVRSNAGDGLRLGGTVTVRDCALVLNGESGLQSVGAGGNLSGLHAVDNGDIAIDLGSGDGGILSDSWIFSTGTALRIGSLSFFGYRDNSIQGAVSGSTGNLGGNICNGSPTCP, from the coding sequence ATGATCCGGAAACGACGATCCACACGCGCCTGGCGCATTCTCCTCAAGGCGATCGCGCTCCTCTGCACGACGGCCGCCCCGGTGCTGGCCGGGGACGGTCGAATCGAGATCAACCAGGCGCGGGCCCTCGCGGGCGGCGTCAGTTCCAGCGACGCGCCAGGCTTTCCGGTCACGCTCGAATCCCAACGGAGCTACGTCCTGACCAGCAGCCTCTACGTGCCGGCCGCGACCCCGGGCATCCAGTTCCCTGCGAGCAGTGAAGGCATCAGCCTGGACCTGAACGGCTTCACGGTCGAGGGTCCGGTCGCCTGTACCGGTACACCCGTCAGCTGCAGCGCCCGCGGGGTCGCCGACGGAATCCGAGCGCACAGCGCCAAGGACGCCACGATCCGGAACGGGAACATTCGTGGCTTCGACGGCAGCGGCGTCGAAGCCTTGTTCGCGTCGGGGCTCACGATCGAATCGCTTCGCGTCCGGAGCAATGCCGGGGACGGGCTGAGGCTGGGTGGGACGGTCACCGTTCGCGATTGCGCGCTCGTCCTCAACGGCGAGAGCGGCCTTCAGTCCGTCGGAGCGGGCGGCAATCTCAGCGGGCTCCACGCGGTCGACAACGGCGACATCGCCATCGACCTCGGCTCTGGCGACGGTGGAATTCTGAGCGACAGCTGGATTTTCTCGACCGGAACCGCGCTCCGGATCGGGAGCCTCTCCTTCTTCGGCTACCGCGACAACTCGATCCAGGGCGCCGTCTCGGGCTCGACGGGCAACCTCGGCGGAAACATCTGCAACGGGTCGCCGACGTGTCCGTAG
- a CDS encoding GNAT family N-acetyltransferase, which translates to MDDPIDVVEADLEDEAQVERLFEILDAYARGPGGQSAPLSERARRNLGPGLRDHPMAFVLFGRLRERVVGAAVCVWSFSTFAGQPSVNLHDFSVLPEAQGHGVGTAILAELERRARAREAAKLTLEVVGSNEAAQRLYERFGFAHDAPPTYFMTKRLS; encoded by the coding sequence CGAAGCGGATCTCGAGGACGAGGCCCAGGTCGAACGCCTCTTCGAGATTCTCGACGCCTACGCGCGGGGGCCGGGTGGACAGAGCGCGCCGCTCTCCGAGCGAGCGCGACGCAACCTCGGGCCCGGACTGCGTGATCACCCGATGGCTTTCGTCCTCTTCGGTCGTCTGCGGGAGCGCGTCGTCGGGGCGGCGGTCTGCGTCTGGAGCTTCTCGACCTTCGCGGGGCAGCCGTCGGTGAACCTCCACGACTTCTCGGTCCTGCCCGAAGCGCAGGGGCACGGCGTCGGCACCGCGATCCTGGCCGAGCTCGAACGGCGCGCCCGTGCACGGGAGGCGGCCAAGCTGACGCTCGAGGTGGTCGGGTCGAACGAAGCCGCGCAGCGTCTCTACGAGCGCTTCGGGTTCGCCCATGACGCGCCGCCGACCTATTTCATGACCAAGCGACTATCCTGA